One Pseudonocardia sediminis DNA window includes the following coding sequences:
- the glsA gene encoding glutaminase A translates to MVDTAERELVRTQLEELRSSCGRGVGSLPGEEVVSYYPPEMEQHAHLFGLAGTNIDGTQWSVGDADVRFPLHSISKVFTYGLALEDNGRDETTRWVGVEPSGDPFNSLTFDEVHHRPFNPMINAGALVAANLVHGGDRDERVARLLERFRLYAGNPELQVDQDVLADELSSNDRNLGISYLMRSLGMLRGDIEDNLFVYLSACSVTVTATELSVMGATLAHGGRNPLTGEQALAREYTRSIVSVMTMCGMYDAAGEWTHDVGIPAKSAVSGGIMAAIPAYFGLGVYSPGLDRHGNSVRGVAVCRELSARFGLHVFADPSESRFGRVARPELG, encoded by the coding sequence ATGGTCGACACGGCGGAACGCGAACTGGTCCGGACCCAGCTCGAGGAGCTGCGCAGCAGCTGCGGGCGGGGCGTCGGCAGCCTGCCCGGTGAGGAGGTCGTCAGCTACTACCCGCCGGAGATGGAGCAGCACGCCCACCTGTTCGGCCTCGCCGGGACGAACATCGACGGCACCCAGTGGTCGGTCGGCGACGCCGACGTCCGGTTCCCGCTGCACTCGATCTCGAAGGTGTTCACCTACGGCCTGGCCCTGGAGGACAACGGCCGGGACGAGACGACGCGCTGGGTCGGCGTCGAGCCCTCCGGCGACCCGTTCAACTCGCTGACCTTCGACGAGGTCCACCACCGCCCGTTCAACCCCATGATCAACGCCGGGGCGCTGGTCGCGGCGAACCTGGTGCACGGCGGCGACCGCGACGAGCGGGTGGCCCGGCTGCTGGAGCGCTTCCGCCTCTACGCCGGCAACCCGGAGCTGCAGGTCGACCAGGACGTCCTGGCCGACGAGCTGTCCTCCAACGACCGCAACCTCGGCATCAGCTACCTGATGCGCAGCCTCGGCATGCTCCGGGGCGACATCGAGGACAACCTGTTCGTCTACCTCTCGGCCTGCTCGGTCACCGTCACCGCGACCGAGCTGAGTGTCATGGGCGCGACGCTCGCCCACGGCGGGCGCAACCCCCTGACCGGCGAGCAGGCGCTGGCGCGGGAGTACACCCGCAGCATAGTCAGCGTGATGACGATGTGCGGGATGTACGACGCCGCCGGTGAGTGGACCCACGACGTCGGGATCCCGGCCAAGTCCGCCGTCTCCGGCGGGATCATGGCCGCGATCCCGGCCTACTTCGGCCTCGGCGTCTACTCCCCCGGCCTGGACCGGCACGGCAACTCCGTGCGCGGCGTCGCCGTGTGCCGGGAGCTCTCGGCCCGGTTCGGGCTGCACGTGTTCGCCGACCCGTCCGAGTCACGCTTCGGGCGGGTCGCCCGGCCGGAGCTCGGCTAG